The window TAGGGTATGGGTGCCGGGAGGGGGAGCAAGGTCCGGAGGAGATCGCTTCGTCGCTCCGCTCCTCGCGATGACGTTTCCCGGCAGGAGGAGATCGCTTCGTCGCTCCGCTCCTCGCGATGACGTTTTATACAGGTGGGGTCAGGCACCAAGGCGTTTCCCGGTTAACGTCATTGCGAGGAGGCGCGCCAGCGCCGACGAAGCAATCTCGCCGGGAATACGGATAGGGTATGGGTGCCGGGAGGGGGAGCAAGGTCCGGAGGAGATCGCTTCGTCGCTCCGCTCCTCGCGATGACGTTTCCCGGCAGGAGGAGATCGCTTCGTCGCTCCGCTCCTCGCGATGACGTTTCTGATGGCACCCCGCGATGGCGTTTTTGGGGCCTCCTCGCGATGGCGTTTTGGGGCCTCCTCGCGATGGCGTTTTGGGGCCTCCTCGCGATGGCGTTTCCAAGGGGTTTTTCGCCATGACGGTTAAAGGGACATCGAGGGGAACGGGGGTTGGCCGCCATGAATGACTTCCCTTGTCAGGTACCCCGTAACCAGCGCAGGGTATGCGCGAGGAAAGGGCGCTTCTCCTCGAGTCCGAGGAAATCCGGGCCGCTCATCACGCCTCTCTCGCGTGCCCAATAGGCCCTGGGATCGTGACACATCTCCACGCGGACGGGAGAGTGCGGCGTGAATTCCCTTTCCAGGCGGCTCAAGAGCGCGTGCGCCAGGGATTCCCAACGCCGCCGCAGGTCCCCCCCACCGTCTCCGAGCTCTCCGGGGAGGTAGATCCCCAGCAGGCGCGGCGAGCGGTAGACCGCGATAACGGGGTCGTACACCAGGGCCAGAAGCCGGCTGCGAAAGCGGAGGACGTGGTGCCCGCTCTCGGGCAGGTAGCACCCTCCGTCCTCGCGCGCGCCGCGCCGGCACTCGGGAAAGATCTCGGACGCCACCCCGCACACCAGTTCCTCCAGGCGCCGGCCGATCTCGCCGCGGTCGATGTCCTCCGCGAAGGAGACCTCGGCAAAAAGTGACCCGCGCAGGGAGATGTCCCTCTCCCCCTCCTCCAGCTCCAGCGGCTCCAGGAAATGCAGGATACCACGGGCGGCGTATGCATCGTATGTGTTTTCCCCCATCCCCGAGTAACGGCTCATCGCATCCCGGCCCAACTGCAGGAGGCGGGCGCGGAACCTCACCCTGCCTCGCAATTCTTCGCTTCCGGGGGGGAGGAGGAACGGTATTCTCTGGTAGTCCCTGGTGAGCACGTCCCGCACGTGGGCGGGGAAATCAGGACGGTCAAACGCCTCCTTCCGGGCAGGGTAGAGGAAGCGTATCCTCCAACCGTCAGGCAGCGGCGGAAGCTGGCTCACGGGAAGGTAATGGGGAGAGGTCTGCGGGGGCGGCTGTCCCCTCCGCAGGGCGGCGCGCACTTCCCCCATGACGTAGGCGGGGTAATAGGCACGGGGCTGGTAGACGGCCGCATAGGGGCTGAGCGTCCCCTCCCCCTCCACTTCATCCCCCTCCTGGATGTCGCCCCTGAAGATGCCTTCCTTGATGCCGGCTACGTCCAGGCGGGAGAACTTCCTGCCCCGGAACCTTTTTCTCTTCGCTTCCTCGTGCTCGCCCAGGGCACAACACAGGGAAAACTTGCCTATCTCCTCGGCAAGCACATCCCTTCTCCTGGGAGGAGGCACGCGATACCTTTCCTCTTCCATGCACTCGATTATAGAACATGGGGGTTGCCGGGCACCGTCAGTGGAACACGTGGGTGTCCGCAAGCCGGCGAGGCCCAACACGGACGAGGAACCCCCGCGCATCGCCCCGGGTGGTAAGATATTCCCGTCACGACAGGCAGGAGGACATCCAACGGGGAGACGGCTCATGGCCGGGCAGGACAAGGTGGCGATCTACGGGGCGGGCATGTCCGGGCTCGTCGCCGCCATAGACCTGGCGCGTCACGGCTACGAGGTTACCGTCCACGACCGCGAGGAGGGTTTCGGCGGCGACGGCAAGTACAACCCTTCCACCCACACCACCTCCATCGACGTGGAGCGCACCTCCGAATATATAGGAATAGACCTCTCGCCCGTCTTCCATCCCCTCGTCTCCTGCCCCTTCTACTTCCACGAGACGGTGCTCCACCCGCCACTGGAGATCCTGGACCTGCACACCGTGGAAAGGGGCAGCCGCCCCACCAGCCTGGACAGCCTGCTTTACGCGGAGGCGGCGAGACTGGGGGTGGGGTTCCGCTTCAACTCACCCCTCCGGAGGGAGGACCTGCCGCGACTTCCGGAAAACACCATCATCGCCTGCGGCCTTACCCCGAGCGTCTACGAGATGCTGGGCCTCCCCTACCTCCGCTGGTACGGCTGGGCCTCGCGCGGGGAGATCGGGTTCAGCAACCGCTCCTGGATATGGATAGATGAGGCCGTCACCGAATACGGCTACCTGAGCTCCTGCAACGACTACTATTTCGATTTCCTCTTCTCCAAGCGGCACGTGGACGAGGAGACCCTGCACAGGTACCGCGACTTCATGCTCCGGCACCAGGGCGTCGAGAACCACGGCTGGCATTATATCTCTGGGGCCGTGCCGCTTGCCGCCACCAGCAGGCCACGCCTCTTCCACCGCGGCCTTATCCTCTGCGGGACCATCAGCGGCTCCATGGATCCCTTCTTTTGGTTCGGCATCCTCGGCGCGCTGGTCACCGGCAAGGTGGCGGCCATGGCCGTCTACGACCGCTCCAGGGCGGCCGAGGAGTTCAACCGCTTTAACCGCAACTTCTCCAGCGGCCTCCGGTTCAAGAACAGGATCTGGTACCGCATCCGCCCCCACGTCGACTGGCTGGAGTGGAGCATCAGGCTCATAGGCCCCGAGCGGGTCAGGAGAATGATGGCTTACTACTTCAACCGCCACCATTTCCCCTTCAACCTGCCCGGGTTCGCCCGCCTCGGCGTCTACTGAACCTCCATGCGTCCACAGAACCGGGTGCTTGGCAAGCGGTATCACCTGCGGGTTTCTATTCTCACCCCCGCAGGATGGGCTATCTTATCGGTCGCAGTGCAGCCTGCGAAGAGATGTCATTAATACTTGTCCCGTCCGCAGCCGCCAGCAAGTAGCGACAAATAAGGCATGACCCCAGAATGTTGACAGATAAACGCAATATTCGAGGCCCGACCCCGGGTGTTGACTTACTCCTCCGGGGGGACGATGCGCTCCCCCACGCGGGGAGGCATGGCGTTGTATACCTCATCCACGCGCAGGGCGAAGAACCCCCTCCCGGCGGACTGCAGCTCCCCTTTCACCTTGTACGACTTGGCGTCCATGGTCACCAGGGCCATGGCCGCGGGGCAGGGCGTACTGACCTCCGCGAGCTCCCGGTTGTATGCGGACGCCCTGAAGAGAAGCAGCCCCTTCCCCTTCTCCGCCACCGGCAGCACGGGTATCACCCGGGGATAACCGTCCCCGCCCATAACCGCCAGGGCCTTGATGGAGGTGAGCTTGGTGAACTTTTCCTTCACCGGTCGGGGCATCTCCACCCCTTCCCGCAGACCTCCCTTCCCGCGCATCCCGAGGAGCGCCAGGTCGACGGGTATTGAAAGGAAGGAGGCCTTGCGCGTCTCGCCCACCTCCCGCACGTCGATCACCCCCGCGGATCTCACGCCCGAGTAGGCGTTGTAGCGCATGAGGGGGGAGGCGTCCATGGCCTCCTTGTACGCTCCAGTGCGCTCGAATCCCCGGAAATCCCCGGTGAGGGCGACCATCCTCAGCTTGGTGTCGATGCAGGCCATGCCGACCCTGGGGTTCTTCTGCAGGTATTCCTTGCTCCTCCACATGAGGAACTCCCCGAATATCAGGCGGTCCCCACGCCCGTCCGGCGGCGGCTGCAGGGTCACGATCAGGGCCACGTTGGGCCGGCCTTCCGGGTCCACGGTTGCCAGGAACTTGGCCGCCATCTCCTGCGAGAAGAGCTCGCGAGCCTCGGAAGAAAGCTCCATCTATCCCACCCCCTTCTCCCGCGCCGTGGCGCCCGACCAGCGCGCCACGGACAGCCCCTCCTCCCCCGCCACCCCCGCCAAGCGTGCCATCTTCCCCGCGTCGATCAGGCCGTGCCCAGCCAGGGGGAAGATGAGGTCCAGGCGCCGGTACTTCTCGCTGCAGGTGTTGTTGAAGGCCAGGAGGTCGTACCTTTCCACCGTGGGCAATTCCTCGTGGATGAAGCGGGCGATGCGGCGGATGTTCTCCTCGTCGTCGGTATACCCGGGGATCACCGGCGTGCGCACCCACATGGGCTTGCCCTTCTCCGCCACCAGGCGTGCGTTGTCAAGCACCAGCTCCAGCGGGATCCCCGTGTATCTCAGGTGGGCTTCCCCGTCCATCACCTTGAGGTCGTAGAGCACCAGGTCCGCCAGGTCCGCCAGAGGTTCCAGCTTTTTCCAGGAGACGCCGCCGCACGTGTCCAGGGCGAGGTGTACGCCCTCCCCGCGCAGGGCCTCCATGAGGGCGGCGGAAAACTCCGCCTGCAGGGCGGGCTCTCCCCCGGATAGCGTAACCCCACCGCCCGACTTCTGGTAGAAGACGCGGTCGCGCAGCGCCTCGGCGGCCACCTCCCCCACCGTCCTCTCCTTGCCGATCACCTCCAGGGCGGCGGCCGGGCAGGCCTCCTCGCAGAGGCCGCAGGCGTCACAGGCCTCGCGGTCGATGACCATGCCCTCGGGGGTGAGGGTGAGCGCTCCGCGGGGGCAGGCCGACAGGCAGTCCCGCGCCCCGATGCAGCGCACGTCGTACCACACCAGTTGCGGTTTCCTCTCCAACCCCTCCGGGTTGTGGCACCAGGGGCAGCGCATGGGGCACCCCTTGAGGAACACGGTGGTGCGTATGCCGGGGCCGTCCTCGGTGGAATAGCGCTGCACGTTGAAGACGACCCCCGTGATGGCCCCCCCGTCACAGCCGGTGGGATTCCCTGGCGATGATCTCATCCTGTATCTCCTTCCCCAGCACCACGAAATAGGCGTTGTAGCCGGTGACCCTCACCAGCAGGTTGCGGTACTCCTCCGGCCGCCGCTGCGCCTCGCGCAGGGTATCGGGGTCGATGACGTTCACCTGCAGTGCCGTGCCCCCCTTCTCCCCGTAGGCTCGCAGGAAGGCCATGAGCTTCTCGACGTGCTCCTCATCCCGCAGCAGGGAAGGGCTGAAGCTGATGGTGTGTGAGGCGCCGTTGGGAGCGGTTTCCAGCCCCAGTTTTCCCACGGAGAGGGTGACCGCCGTAGGGCCGTTGCGGTCGGCCCCGTCCACGGGGCCGATGGCGTTGGAGAGATAGGTGCCGCGCCTCCTGCCGTCCGGGGTGGCCGCCGTGGAGGGAGCGAAGGATACCCAGTAATTCCAGGAAAGGTAACCGCCCCGGTACCTACGGCCGGTGGCGGGCGAGGTGCGCTTGAAGACCATCTCCGTCCAGGTGCGCGAGAGCCAGCGGGCCATCTCGTCCGCGTAATCGTCGTCGTTCCCGTATTTCGGTGCCTTGTTCAAGAGCGTCTGGCGCAGGGGCTCGTGCCCCTCGAAGTTGTCCCGCAGGGCCTGCGCCAGCTCGCCCATGCTCACCTTCCCGTCCTCGAACACCAGCTTCCTCACCGCGGTGAGCGAGTCGGCGGCTGTGGCAAAAGCCACCCCCTCCACGGTGATGTAGTTGTGGCGCGCCCCTCCCTGCGTGATGTCTTTCCCCTTTTCCGCGCAACCGCCCACCAGCGCGGACAGGTAGGGGGTGGGCTCGAACTCCGCGCGGATGCGGTCGGCCTCGTCGCTGATGTCCAGCACGTGGTCCAGGAGGGCGCGCAGCTGTATCTCGAAAGCCTCCCGGAACCTCTCCCAGGTGGCAAAGCCTTCCACCTTCCCCGTGTCCGGCCCGATGCGCTTGCCGGTGGCCGCGTCCCTCCCCCGGAAGAAGACCAGCTCCACCGCCTTGGCCAGGTTGACGTTGACGTCCACGGTGCCGGAACGGTCGTCCCCCTGCAGGGTGTTCTCCAGGCAACCCACGGGGGCGTAGTCCCACAGCCTTTCCTTCGGCAACCCCTGCCATTCCAGTCCGCGCATGGAGTTCTCGTCGAAGTTCATGAGAAAGGGCGAGCCCTGGGCGCGGGAGATCATCTCCGCCACCCGTCGCAGCAGGGGTTCCGGCGTTCCGGCGTGCAGGCGGATGTTGGGCTTGGGCTCCAGCATGTTCATCTCCTCGATGACCTCCAGGAGCAGCCAGGTGAGCTCGTTGGAGGCGTCCTTGCCCTCGGCGTCGATGCCTCCCAGGGTCATGAGCTGCCCGAAGCCGGAGTTTATGCCCTGGTTGCTGAGCACGCGGCACTGGAAATCGTAGGCGTAGTTGTGCTTGACCCAGTAGCAGTGGAGGATCTCCTTGGCCTGCTCGCGGGTGAGACGGCCGCTTTCCAGGTCTTTCCTGTAGTAGGGGTACATGTACTGGTCGAAGCGGCCGTGGGAGAGGCCGGCCCCGGGGTAGGATTCCGCGGCCATTACCAGCATGTGGGTGAACCAGAGGGACTGCACCGCCTCGTGGAAACTCTCCGCCGGCTCCCAGGGCACCTTGCGGCAGATGCGGGCGATCTCCCGCAGCTCCGCCGCCCTGCCTTCGTCCTTCTCCTCGCCCGCCAGCCGCTCCGCCTCCTCGGCGTAGCGCAGGGCCAGGTCACGCGCCGCCTCGCAGCAGACCATGAGGGCTTTCAGGAAATCCGCGTAGTCAAGCTCGTCGGCCTCTTCCCTGCGCGACGCGAGGTCTTCATGGATGCCCCGCAGGCCCTCCGCGAGCACCCGCGGATAGTCGGGGATGAGGTGCCCGGGCACCGCGCCCGCGTTGGCGATTCCCAGCTCGTTTATCTCCGCGCACCTCTTCCACCACCTGCCCACCGCCTTCCGCCAGCGCCTGGCCTCCCGGCGGTTGTGGCACTTGGAGAGCGCGGTGTTGAACTGCCCCCCGACGATGAGCTCGCCCTCCAGGATATGCACCGGCAGGTAACGCCGGCACACCTCGCGGAAGAAGAGGGCGCGTCGCAGCACAAGAGGCCTCTCCCAGAAGCCCTCCGGCAGCTCGACACGGCGCGCCAGCACCCGCAACGATTCCGAGAAGGCTCCCATGAAGGGCACCAATTCCGGGATGATGCCCCAGTTCACCGGCGACCAGACCTCGTCCCAGGCGGTACCCGTGGTGAAGGGCATGACCTCGTTGCGGAAATATGGCCTTGCCTCGATGGAATAGTATTCCTCCCGCAGCCTCCTCACCCGAGGGGAAAGGTTGTCCGAGGGTCGCCAGATAAGATCCGGGGTGACTACCTCGCCTTCCCTCATCCTTCTCACCTCCCGGTGCCGTGGCCGTCCGCCCGGCTCCCTCGATGCTCGGGCGAACGCCCCGAACGTCTCATCCCATATCAATGATAATGCATCGGGCTCGCGCCGTATTGACTTCCGTTAAATCCGCCCGCGGGGCAATCTTTCCCGCGCGTCATGCCGTGCGCGAGGTCGACCGGCTCACGCAAGGAGCCGTGCCTGAAAACCTCATACCATTGGGTGACATTCCCGCATTTTCCATGCAACGGAGTTCGCCGGTCTTGCGTCTCTCGGGACCTGGGAGACGAGAAATAACCTGACCCCTTCAGCCTCTTAGAATAGGACCTTCTGAAACTGCCAGTCCAGGATGGACCGCCCCACCTCCAGGAGCCGGAGGTCGGCGAGCATCCTGGCGCCCGTTTCGTCGAGGGGCACGCGCGCTTCTTCGACCAGGTCGCGCATGGAATCCACCCAGGAGGGAAGCGCCTTTCCGAAGAAGAGGAGGAGCTCCAGGCGTTCCCTTCCTCCCTCCGTGTCGCCGAAAGTGAGCTCCAGCAGTCTCTCCGCAAGTATCCTGTAGGCGGTGAGCTCCACCTTTCTCTGGGCGAGCATCACCCTGTGATCCGGGGATATCCCGGCCGGGTCCAGGGCGGAGATCAAGAGATGGTGCCAGCGTTCCATGAAAGCCACGATGGACGGGATGACGACCGCCCTCTCCCACAGGAAGAGGGAACGCGAGATGCGCTCATGCCCCCACCCTTCCTCCCCCACCATGCGGTCGGCGGGGATACGCACGCGGTCGAAAATCACCCTGCCGTGCGGAGAGGTGGCAAGAAATCCCAGGCGCGTTTCCTCCACCAGGAGGCCGTCTTTGCTCTCCGCGACGAAAGCGGTAAGGCCGTTCTTGCCCGCCGCCGGATCGGTGGCCGCGACGACCAGGAAGACGTCGGCCGCCGGCGCGTTGGTCACCGGACCTTTCTCCCCCGTGAGCACGTATCCATTCCCCTCCTTCAGGGCCAGGGTACGGATACGCGCGGGGTCGGCACCCGCGTCCGGCTCGGAGATGGCCGCCGCGCCTATACTCTCTCCCCGGCACAAGCCCGGGAGGTATTCCTTCTTCTGCTTCTGGGAGCCGAACACCTGCAGGGGGTAAGCGCAGAGCATCACGTGGTCCAGCACGCTCAGGGCCAGCCCGAGGTCCAGGCTTTCACCGGCCAGGAGTGCCAGGCACTCGGCGAATTCGACTACCCCCGCCCCCTCGCCTCCGTATTTCCTGTCTATGGCCATCCCCAGAACGCCCATGTCCGCCAGCTTCTTCCATAGCTTGCGGTCGAGCTTGCCGCCGGAGGCCCGCTTCTCGATGCTGGGGAGGATCCTGCTCCGCGCGAAGGTCCTCATCTCCTTGGTGTTCATCATCACCTCCGGACGTTTCGGGATCCGCCAACCATGCCAGGCATGGCACTATCCTCACCATCTCCATGATAATCTCGGGCGGCGATCACCCGCAAATCTCCGCCACCAAGAGCTGCCCGCCGGATAACCGTGACGCTTGGCAGGGTCCATGCTGCTGGTTAGACCGTGATGCCGACTCACCCAGGGGATGCCCTTTACACCCGGGTGTGCAACAAGAGCCCCCATTGCCCATAACCTGCCTTATCCAGATGCCGCATGATATCCAACAGGCTTGAGGCCAAGGGCTTATCCCTTCCCCTACAACCGATGAGACGGCACCAGGACCTTTGCTACTATTAGGCCGCACCGCGGGCCAAGTCCTCGGTGCCCGCCCTACAACCGATGAGACGGCACCAGGACCTTTGCTACTATACAACCGACGAGGTCTACTGGGGCACGTTCACTCGGAAACAAGAAGTAGCAGGAGTATGATAAGGATAATCAGTATGTAGCTTAAGGACCGGAAAAACCTGTCCAAGTAAGCCAGACCACCTCTTTATCCGGTAAGCGGTCAAGGGCGTCGCCTGGGAAACTCGCGTATTTAAACGTCGCGGAAGCCGCAGGGTCAAGTCGTTCCTATATCGCTTCGGCGACGAGGCTCGTGCAACCTCAGGCGCGGATGGCGTCGTTGAGCTTCCTCGTGTAGTCGATGAGCTCCTGCATGGTGGGGAACTCCTCGCTGGCGAAGCAGAACTCCTCCGACCACGGGTTGAGGCGCAGTGCCTCCCTCTCCTCCTCGGAGAAGGTGCGCAGGAAGAGGTCGTAGAGGGCGGTGCCGCGGAAGACCACCAGGGGAAAGAAGGTTGCCTCCCGGATCCCTTCCCGGCGGAGGATATCCACCGTGCGCTCCAAGCTCTCCCGGGTCTCGCCCGGCAGCCCCGCGATGAAGGTGAGGATGGGATTGAGACCGTGTTCGCGCGCGGCGCGCGCCGCCGCGATGATCTCCCAGGCGGTGGTGCGCTTCTTCACCACCTCGCGCAGGATGCGGTCGTCGAAGGACTCCGCTCCCAGGGCCACGTTGCGGAAATTGCTCTCCCGCAGCCCTTGCAGGACCTCGGGGGTCAGCGAGTCGGCGCGGGTCTGGATGTGGTAGGCGTAGGGGACCTCCCGCACCGTCTCCAGCAGCCTGCGCAGGCGCGGGCGGTTGAGGGCGAAGGTGGCGTCGCCGAAGTAGAAGGAGCGCTCGCCGTCGGTGAAACGCTCCCAGCAGTAGTCCAGGACCTCCCGCACGTAAGCCGGGGAGTGGTAGCGCGTCTTCCTCTTCCACACCGCGGGGTCCAGGCAGAAGGTGCACTGCTCCGGGCACCCCCGCGAGGTGAGGAAGCCGCTGCCCGGGATATAGTCATCGAAGAGGTTCAGGGACTTCAGGAGGCGGTGGCGCTCTCCTATGCGGAACTCCTCGGACACGGTGTAGATATGCGGGAAGCGGTCCAAGTCCCTCTCGAGGCCGCGCTCCCTGTTGTGGATGATGTTTCCATGCGCGTCCCGCCAGGTCAACCCGTCCACGCGCGAGAAGTCCCTATCGCCACGCCGCAGGGACTCGAGGACCTCCAGGGCCGTCCACTCCCCCTCCCCCCGCACCACGCAGTCGGCCGCGCCGTCCTCCATGATCTCCCCGGGATGCATGGTGGCATAGATGCCCCCGGCGACCAGGAAAGCATCCGGGAGCATCTTCCGGATGCGCTTGAGCATCTCGCGGGCGTGCCGCGCTATGTAGTAGATGGAGATGGGGAAGAGGACCACGTCGGGCTGGAGGTCCCGCAGGGCGTTTTCCAGGTTTTCCCTCATGAGGCGCAGGGCCTCCTCGTCCCCCACGGGCGCCGTGGAACGGGCCTCCGCCGCAAGCCCCTCCTCGCGTTCGCGGAACCAGTGCTCCTCGTGGAAGACGTCGACCACCAGGTTGAGGACCTCGCATCTCCATCCCTGCCCCTTGAGGAAGGCGGCGATGTACATGGCGCCGTACTCCGGCACCAGCAGGGCCTTGTTGCGGAGGAACGCGTACTCCGCCATCCACAGGGGATGGGGCTTGGTCTCCAGGAGACCGAAACCCCAGGCATCGGAGATGATCGCCGTCTTCAGTTCCGCTTCGCTCATGTCGCCTATTCTAACCCAAGCACCCCGATCCATGCATGCGTTCGCACGCGATCGCCGCGGCCTCCGCGAGCTTCGCCTGACCCTCACCCCCCCGCCAGGCGGGAGAGGAGGAAGATCTCGTCGCCGTCGCGCAGCAGGCCGTCCTGGCCGGCGAGCGGCTCACCCTTGCGCATGGCGATCACGAGGGGGTGGAACCTCTCCCGCTCGCCG of the Actinomycetota bacterium genome contains:
- a CDS encoding pyridoxamine 5'-phosphate oxidase family protein, which codes for MELSSEARELFSQEMAAKFLATVDPEGRPNVALIVTLQPPPDGRGDRLIFGEFLMWRSKEYLQKNPRVGMACIDTKLRMVALTGDFRGFERTGAYKEAMDASPLMRYNAYSGVRSAGVIDVREVGETRKASFLSIPVDLALLGMRGKGGLREGVEMPRPVKEKFTKLTSIKALAVMGGDGYPRVIPVLPVAEKGKGLLLFRASAYNRELAEVSTPCPAAMALVTMDAKSYKVKGELQSAGRGFFALRVDEVYNAMPPRVGERIVPPEE
- a CDS encoding B12-binding domain-containing radical SAM protein — encoded protein: MSEAELKTAIISDAWGFGLLETKPHPLWMAEYAFLRNKALLVPEYGAMYIAAFLKGQGWRCEVLNLVVDVFHEEHWFREREEGLAAEARSTAPVGDEEALRLMRENLENALRDLQPDVVLFPISIYYIARHAREMLKRIRKMLPDAFLVAGGIYATMHPGEIMEDGAADCVVRGEGEWTALEVLESLRRGDRDFSRVDGLTWRDAHGNIIHNRERGLERDLDRFPHIYTVSEEFRIGERHRLLKSLNLFDDYIPGSGFLTSRGCPEQCTFCLDPAVWKRKTRYHSPAYVREVLDYCWERFTDGERSFYFGDATFALNRPRLRRLLETVREVPYAYHIQTRADSLTPEVLQGLRESNFRNVALGAESFDDRILREVVKKRTTAWEIIAAARAAREHGLNPILTFIAGLPGETRESLERTVDILRREGIREATFFPLVVFRGTALYDLFLRTFSEEEREALRLNPWSEEFCFASEEFPTMQELIDYTRKLNDAIRA
- a CDS encoding glycyl-radical enzyme activating protein, with the protein product MRSSPGNPTGCDGGAITGVVFNVQRYSTEDGPGIRTTVFLKGCPMRCPWCHNPEGLERKPQLVWYDVRCIGARDCLSACPRGALTLTPEGMVIDREACDACGLCEEACPAAALEVIGKERTVGEVAAEALRDRVFYQKSGGGVTLSGGEPALQAEFSAALMEALRGEGVHLALDTCGGVSWKKLEPLADLADLVLYDLKVMDGEAHLRYTGIPLELVLDNARLVAEKGKPMWVRTPVIPGYTDDEENIRRIARFIHEELPTVERYDLLAFNNTCSEKYRRLDLIFPLAGHGLIDAGKMARLAGVAGEEGLSVARWSGATAREKGVG
- a CDS encoding NAD(P)-binding protein, whose translation is MAGQDKVAIYGAGMSGLVAAIDLARHGYEVTVHDREEGFGGDGKYNPSTHTTSIDVERTSEYIGIDLSPVFHPLVSCPFYFHETVLHPPLEILDLHTVERGSRPTSLDSLLYAEAARLGVGFRFNSPLRREDLPRLPENTIIACGLTPSVYEMLGLPYLRWYGWASRGEIGFSNRSWIWIDEAVTEYGYLSSCNDYYFDFLFSKRHVDEETLHRYRDFMLRHQGVENHGWHYISGAVPLAATSRPRLFHRGLILCGTISGSMDPFFWFGILGALVTGKVAAMAVYDRSRAAEEFNRFNRNFSSGLRFKNRIWYRIRPHVDWLEWSIRLIGPERVRRMMAYYFNRHHFPFNLPGFARLGVY
- a CDS encoding acyl-CoA dehydrogenase family protein — encoded protein: MMNTKEMRTFARSRILPSIEKRASGGKLDRKLWKKLADMGVLGMAIDRKYGGEGAGVVEFAECLALLAGESLDLGLALSVLDHVMLCAYPLQVFGSQKQKKEYLPGLCRGESIGAAAISEPDAGADPARIRTLALKEGNGYVLTGEKGPVTNAPAADVFLVVAATDPAAGKNGLTAFVAESKDGLLVEETRLGFLATSPHGRVIFDRVRIPADRMVGEEGWGHERISRSLFLWERAVVIPSIVAFMERWHHLLISALDPAGISPDHRVMLAQRKVELTAYRILAERLLELTFGDTEGGRERLELLLFFGKALPSWVDSMRDLVEEARVPLDETGARMLADLRLLEVGRSILDWQFQKVLF